A stretch of Gossypium hirsutum isolate 1008001.06 chromosome A06, Gossypium_hirsutum_v2.1, whole genome shotgun sequence DNA encodes these proteins:
- the LOC107961812 gene encoding SH3 domain-containing protein 3 isoform X2 produces the protein MDAFRRQASKLREQVAKQQQAVIKQFSGTGYESSDVVVIDEIEMQRHQQLDKLYKSTRSARDFQKEVIKAAEAFTAIGYKHIETGTKFSEECCRYGTENSENINENVLAKAAAIYGDGCKHVEKEQEDLIKLLSQQVLDPLRAMSAGAPLEDARHLAQRYSRMRQEAEALAADISRRQARIREAPIPENVAKLHAAEAKMQELKANMAVLGKEASAALAAVEAQQQRLTLQRLVAMVEGEKTYHLRVAAILNEIEAEMVSEKQRKESAPPVIVPENGSEKTMYYLAEATYPFSASSEKELSLSIGDFVVVRKVSPTGWSEGECKGKAGWFPSAYVEKRQRLPSSNPAGEVY, from the exons ATGGATGCTTTTAGAAGGCAAGCCAGCAAGCTCAGAGAACAAGTTGCCAAGCAACAGCAg GCCGTAATAAAGCAATTCAGTGGAACTGGTTATGAGAGCTCAGATGTTGTAGTTATTGACGAGATTGAGATGCAAAGGCATCAACAACTGGACAAATTGTACAAGTCCACTCGTTCAGCTAGG GATTTTCAAAAAGAAGTTATTAAAGCTGCAGAAGCATTTACAGCCATCGGGTATAAGCATATTGAAACAG GAACCAAGTTCTCTGAAGAATGCTGCCGATATGGAACTGAAAACAGTGAAAACATCAACGAAAATGTTCTTGCCAAAGCTGCAGCTATTTATGGTGATGGTTGTAAACATGTAGAGAAGGAGCAAGAAGATTTGATTAAGTTGTTATCCCAACAG GTTTTGGATCCCTTGAGAGCAATGAGTGCTGGTGCTCCTTTGGAAGATGCTCGTCATCTTGCTCAACGCTATAGTCGAATGAGGCAGGAAGCTGAGGCACTG GCAGCAGATATTTCCAGAAGACAAGCAAGAATAAGAGAAGCGCCAATTCCTGAAAATGTTGCGAAGTTGCATGCTGCTGAAGCAAAGATGCAGGAACTGAAAGCAAATATGGCAGTTCTGGGTAAAGAAGCTTCTGCTGCATTGGCTGCTGTTGAAGCACAGCAGCAAAGATTAACTTTACAGAGGCTTGTAGCTATG GTTGAAGGGGAAAAGACTTATCATTTAAGAGTGGCTGCAATTCTTAATGAGATTGAAGCTGAG ATGGTTTCTGAGAAACAGCGCAAAGAATCTGCTCCTCCCGTGATTGTACCTGAGAATGGCTCAGAGAAAACTATGTATTACTTGGCTGAA GCAACATATCCCTTTTCTGCTTCATCTGAGAAGGAACTGAGCTTGTCAATAGGTGACTTTGTTGTTGTGCGAAAG GTAAGTCCAACTGGATGGTCAGAAGGAGAATGCAAGGGCAAAGCGGGGTGGTTTCCATCAGCTTATGTTGAGAAGCGCCAGAGACTTCCATCGAGTAATCCAGCTGGTGAAGTCTACTGA
- the LOC107961812 gene encoding SH3 domain-containing protein 3 isoform X1 — protein sequence MDAFRRQASKLREQVAKQQQAVIKQFSGTGYESSDVVVIDEIEMQRHQQLDKLYKSTRSARDFQKEVIKAAEAFTAIGYKHIETGTKFSEECCRYGTENSENINENVLAKAAAIYGDGCKHVEKEQEDLIKLLSQQVLDPLRAMSAGAPLEDARHLAQRYSRMRQEAEALQAADISRRQARIREAPIPENVAKLHAAEAKMQELKANMAVLGKEASAALAAVEAQQQRLTLQRLVAMVEGEKTYHLRVAAILNEIEAEMVSEKQRKESAPPVIVPENGSEKTMYYLAEATYPFSASSEKELSLSIGDFVVVRKVSPTGWSEGECKGKAGWFPSAYVEKRQRLPSSNPAGEVY from the exons ATGGATGCTTTTAGAAGGCAAGCCAGCAAGCTCAGAGAACAAGTTGCCAAGCAACAGCAg GCCGTAATAAAGCAATTCAGTGGAACTGGTTATGAGAGCTCAGATGTTGTAGTTATTGACGAGATTGAGATGCAAAGGCATCAACAACTGGACAAATTGTACAAGTCCACTCGTTCAGCTAGG GATTTTCAAAAAGAAGTTATTAAAGCTGCAGAAGCATTTACAGCCATCGGGTATAAGCATATTGAAACAG GAACCAAGTTCTCTGAAGAATGCTGCCGATATGGAACTGAAAACAGTGAAAACATCAACGAAAATGTTCTTGCCAAAGCTGCAGCTATTTATGGTGATGGTTGTAAACATGTAGAGAAGGAGCAAGAAGATTTGATTAAGTTGTTATCCCAACAG GTTTTGGATCCCTTGAGAGCAATGAGTGCTGGTGCTCCTTTGGAAGATGCTCGTCATCTTGCTCAACGCTATAGTCGAATGAGGCAGGAAGCTGAGGCACTG CAGGCAGCAGATATTTCCAGAAGACAAGCAAGAATAAGAGAAGCGCCAATTCCTGAAAATGTTGCGAAGTTGCATGCTGCTGAAGCAAAGATGCAGGAACTGAAAGCAAATATGGCAGTTCTGGGTAAAGAAGCTTCTGCTGCATTGGCTGCTGTTGAAGCACAGCAGCAAAGATTAACTTTACAGAGGCTTGTAGCTATG GTTGAAGGGGAAAAGACTTATCATTTAAGAGTGGCTGCAATTCTTAATGAGATTGAAGCTGAG ATGGTTTCTGAGAAACAGCGCAAAGAATCTGCTCCTCCCGTGATTGTACCTGAGAATGGCTCAGAGAAAACTATGTATTACTTGGCTGAA GCAACATATCCCTTTTCTGCTTCATCTGAGAAGGAACTGAGCTTGTCAATAGGTGACTTTGTTGTTGTGCGAAAG GTAAGTCCAACTGGATGGTCAGAAGGAGAATGCAAGGGCAAAGCGGGGTGGTTTCCATCAGCTTATGTTGAGAAGCGCCAGAGACTTCCATCGAGTAATCCAGCTGGTGAAGTCTACTGA
- the LOC107963056 gene encoding uncharacterized protein: MLHGTNFKEYKRHLLIMLGYMDIDLALRKEQLPPLIAASTLDAKMDVERWDHSNCMSLTDHEHNILEVFRGIESKEITQAKGFLNEIEKRFSKSDKVEMKSLLTSLMSVKSKGQRNVSDYIMDMFHVTSRVKAYKIELFEKLFIPMVLVSLPAQFN, translated from the coding sequence atgcttcATGGGACTAATTTCAAGGAATATAAAAGGCACTTACTTATAATGCTTGGTTAtatggacatagaccttgcaTTAAGGAAAGAACAACTTCCACCTCTCATTGCGGCAAGCACCCTTGATGCTAAAATGGATGTTGAGAGGTGGGATCATTCAAACTGCATGAGCCTAACAGATCATGAGCATAACATTCTAGAAGTCTTTAGGGGCATAGAATCTAaagagattactcaggccaagggTTTCCTTAACGAAATTGAGAAACGTTTTTCCAAAAGCGATAAAGTTGAAATGAAATCACTTCTGACTTCTTTAATGTCTGTGAAGTCCAAAGGTCAAAGAAATGTGAGTGACTACATTATGGATATGTTCCAtgttacttcaagagttaaggcaTATAAGATTGAGCTTTTTGAGAAATTGTTTATTCCTATGGTTTTGGTATCGCTTCCTGCACAGTTTAACTAA